gattcagaaaaaaaaaaaactaagtaaaatagAGATAAGCAATCTCTCCACTGATCAAAAGATGCTTACCAAAATTGGGAGCAAAAATGGATAAGCACAGTAAGAATTTcaacaagagaaaatataagaaagttccTGTAagagttgaaaaatacaataatagaaaTGAATAATACACAAGGGGAGGTGAACAGCAGATTAAATAACACAGAAGAATGGATCAATAATCTGAAAGACACGGTAGTAGAAATCAACCaaactgaacagcaaaaagaaaaaaaaagaatttttaaaaataaggatagtTTAAGGGATGTGTGAAACAAAAACAAGCCTACCAACATTCACATTATGGGGtcccaaaaaaagaagaaggagaaaggggcagatagcttatttgaaaaaaataataatagctaaaaaaatTTCATAACCTGGTAAATGAAGTAGACAGCTAGGCTCAGAAACTAGAgtccctgggacacctgggtggctcagtggttgaggtagGGCCATTTTgaggtgatcaggtcatgaggatggagaaCTAATGAATGGGAGTAGTGCTTTTACGAAAGAGATCCCACAGAGTTCCCTAGCTTCCTCCACtatgtgaggatacaatgagaatTTTGAAATCTGAAAGAGGGCCTTCACCCAACTGTGTTGGTATCTGATCTCAGATGTCccacttccagaactatgagaaataaatttatgttgtttatttaaaaaaaaagagagagatgctgTGTTTTCACTGCTCAAGGCAGTAAGGTCCATGTCTTTGAGGCCTTGATGGATTTCCCGGGACACCTGTTCACTCACACTCAGCATAGTCTCTTGAGGCCTAGATAATggacagaaagcagaatggcCCTGGCATATGGTTAAGGCCTGGAGAGCCTCTAACAGAAGACAGGTGCACTCAAAGGAGAATTCCAGGCTCTCACCACTAGTAGACAGCAGGACTCCATGTACAGATGAAAAGTCTTCATTGTTACCCTAAAGGTGACAACTAATTCATAATACAGTAGTATACTAGACTTCAAAGAAAATAAGGTAATTGACAAGGGTTCAGTTCTATCGTTGGACCCAGTCAGTGTTCTTTAGTTccataaactttatttaaatcttgttttaagattttcttaggGATTTTCCACAGTTGTTTATCCTCTTTTACCAGTTAAACTATAAATATGTTAAGAGACCTAAAACCTCtaattcctctttttattttggttgtgGTGCCCTCCATGCAGTGATGACCAATCAGTATTACCAAAACTGATAAACTTCTGGATATACATACACAAATCCGGTGTCACCCATTCGAATATATAATGACTCATTTTTACAAAACATGATAATGAATCATTTGCAGCAAACTAGCCTCCACACtctcttctttggaaataagTTTAGTTTTTCTCTATCCCAAGCCTCAATATGACTTATCAAAAGACACCAAGAATCTTGCAGTTGGTACCCAAGGTCCTTTTTGTGGTTTGTGATGACAAGCAATAATTACATTGTCTGCCTATGTCCCAAAAACCACATATTATTTCCAACTCTAAAAAAGATCTGTCTATGAAACTTCTTACCTGGAGTTAAATTATTCTGTCAGAGCCTTGGTTATGCATTTCAGTTTATCCACAAATTCAGGTGAGTTGAATAAGACATTACCAGAGAAACATCTGGCTACTAGCAAGACTGAGGCCAGGACAGTTAACTGGTGCAAGTGGGACTCCATCTTCTGTAGCTGGATTCTGTCCATCAACAAATGTTTCAACAGGGAAGACTGGGTCAGGAGAGGAGAGTTCTAATAGAGATGTTAAATACCAAACAAAAGGCAATGCTCTAACAGAACACACTTTCCTACCTCAGGGAACTTGTCATTGTCAGGATCCCAGAGAAGAAGGTTCAGGTAAGCCTGTATAGCACCATTGTGGGATTGGGGATCTCTAAGTTGCTAGATACCCAATTTGGAGGTGAACAGGCCAAGCTGGAGGAGCTAGGAGAGGCAGGAGAACTTGGAGATGGTGTAGTGAGGTCTGTTGCTACTTTGGTTAGCCATTTTGTGGTGTAATCAAGGAGATATACAACATAAAAGGGAATATATGAGACTTAAAGTTTTAAGATATCCTCTTggccaataaatattattttgtaggACTTTTTGTCTTAGAGAAGTATTTTTCCCTATCTCTTACCCAGAAAAGAAACTTTCTattcaaaaattagaaaatattttatcaaaccCAAGGTCAGATCTCCATCTCCTgtacataaattttaaacatactgGGCTGCTTGTCAAGGAGTTCCTGGAATTTAGCTTGTTCATACTGGACAGAATGTTCCTGCAGGTAGGGTTGAAGGCTCTGGATGTCCATTTTCATCAGGCCCGGAACATGGAAGATACCCCTGtcataaggagaaataaaatatttacactttGAAAGGAAATCTAGTGTGGAGGGGTGGAACTCAAGCAAGGAGTCCTAAAATCACagtattttagaattaaaatgggtcttaaaaaacaataatctaACCTCAATTTACAGATAAAAACACTGGATTGAGGAACAAAGTCCACAGAATGAGTTGTTGTCAGAGGTAAGGAAAAATATATCTTCTGTCCTTTTAGTTACCAATCTAGAACTCTTTCCAACATAACTACTATCTTCTCAGTAAAAGTAcccagaagaaggaaaatgaccAAAGTCCTAACAACTGTGAGTAACTGGAATGATGGTGACTGAATTTCTAACTCACAGGGTATATCACTTTGCCTTTCTGGGTCTTCATTctcctaaatgtgaaacagggaTAATCTTCATTTATGTCCCTTCATGGGGTTTAAAttaggataattttattttattttatttatttatttatttttatttatttatgatagagagagagagagagaggcagagacataggcagagggagaagcaggctccatgcaccgggagcccgacgtgggattcgatcccgggtctccaggatcgcgccctggaccaaaggcaggcgccaaatggctgcgccacccagggatcccttaggataattttagaagaaagaatTATTGTACTCTGTCTTAACatcatttctaaaatgtgtaaaaatgatCTAAAGATCACCAAAAAGGCCTTGAGAGACTATCCTtggaaaataaaagccaagagtctagagaggaaaataaaaggttttagtCAATTCTTCAGTATAGAAGAGCTGGACAAAGCAGGAGCAATAAAACAGTATCAGGGGTAGAGTTTTCCGGCATCGCTGTCTAGGGCACATTTCAGGGACAGTAAATTTGGTTTCTTACTTCAGCAACTGCACAGGATCTGTCATGCTTTCTAGTTTCTGCACTGCTTCATCGCGGACTTGTGCACATAACATGATCATCAAATTAAGAATGTGCGTAGAGAGATGAGGGACATCCAGGGCTCCATATTCTGTTTCCTGCTTGAGGAGATCCATGTCCAGAGATTCTTCAAACTCATTTCTTAGGCGGTTCTGGTGTGGTAACAGCAGTGATAGCAAATTCTgcccagaaaagaaaatcaatggaGCCAAACTGTTTAGAAACCCAAACATTCTCCAATGAACAAccctcttaaaacaaaaacatcctaGCCTATGTCTTTTGGAAGTCCTGAAAATAGGTCTCTAAATTTCTTATAGaagaatattatttctttctgtttaggGACCAATTATAGTTCAAGGCTTCATGGGTATCAATAATGACAGTAATGCCATATAATTTCCTGAGCAAAAGGagattaaaatgtgaataaaaatagGAGGTGATAAAAATAAgcacaggatataaaatatataaaatacacactacTACAAGGTGATTGAAGCACTCTTAATAAGAGATAAGGACATTTTTAGATGATTTTACTTCAAAAGTCAAagataaataagcaaaggaaCCATTAAGAGTCACTCAAAATAGCCTTTTGACTCAAAAGTGTATGTTCCTTGTGGGCAAGAGTTCTTTTATTCACttatgcatttctgaaaaacataaaatatagtgAGGGTTcagtgaaaatttttttaatcgaACAACATATTGTGCTATTATATCAAGATGCCAACTTCCAAGCTTCATATCATACCAAAAAATGCTTCTCTAGATGGGCTATTTAAGTAATGGACCATGTGTAGAGAAGTAGTATGCAATCTAGGATATTGACAGCCATCAACAATTCAAAGATTTGGTATGCCCAGGAACTTAACATCCACAAGTGGGAAGTTGGTTACTCACCTCCttaacttcttttaaaagtttaagagCACAAGTGAAGTCAGGGGGAGTATTC
The Vulpes vulpes isolate BD-2025 chromosome X, VulVul3, whole genome shotgun sequence genome window above contains:
- the LOC112925670 gene encoding LOW QUALITY PROTEIN: T-complex protein 11-like X-linked protein 2 (The sequence of the model RefSeq protein was modified relative to this genomic sequence to represent the inferred CDS: inserted 1 base in 1 codon; substituted 1 base at 1 genomic stop codon), encoding MEESVLAPNSLEGSFMETMYNGFWDHLKEQLLNTPPDFTCALKLLKEVKENLLSLLLPHQNRLRNEFEESLDMDLLKQETEYGALDVPHLSTHILNLMIMLCAQVRDEAVQKLESMTDPVQLLKGIFHVPGLMKMDIQSLQPYLQEHSVQYEQAKFQELLDKQPSLLDYTTKWLTKVATDLTTPSPSSPASPSSSSLACSPPNWVSSNLEIPNPTMVLXQAYLNLLLWDPDNDKFPESSLLKHLLMDRIQLQKMESHLHQLTVLASVLLVARCFSGNVLFNSPEFVDKLKCITKALTEXFNSRPQETMLSVSEQVSREIHQGLKDMDLTALSSDNTASLIGQLQNIAKKENCVCNIIDQRIRLFLKCCLVHGMQESLQDFPGGLSLIEGELAELSWKFFNLMHHNQQVFSPYYAEILKNIIPPAQAHETEVESI